The Fusarium musae strain F31 chromosome 10, whole genome shotgun sequence genome window below encodes:
- a CDS encoding hypothetical protein (EggNog:ENOG41), with the protein MEETQVIIVGGGPAGLALGLSLARLKIHSVILEKEAEITTDPRGVFLTGDAIRILHSLGINDLAGIGHEIPHVNFHRGAFNVPPFFSIRIGDINSLEQALPEGILQMQPRLEIALRKAIDQSQYCSFWPSCEVVSRSEQDPPVIDFKDSQGTRQQIKGEWFIGADGKLGIVRKHFLEPTVGIKQQDGLYSYSGTWIAANLKMKLPTPETHPDFPLWKFGYSPQEVYDLFWPIGWHFCTPPGKATASGRFGPHEERLWRHEFAQDELLIKNNSEELLWEHITPMITLYQDRNRKQNFNGPVQYPRDCIEILRCRPFHFVHKVVDRWFSGRTILIGDAAHVFPPFAGQGIGSGVRDAHQLAWRLALMLHPDSKPETHEKLLKCWASERRQSINDAAQFSMINGHICNNEPSLWQRLFFRLLMLLHGTSVFRYVDYISHKEKKGFSGVENGFFIKGGIGGSRLPQIHMTSKGQAESFLSDGLLRKENTIFTLVVMSDGKPANQQRLHAEATAAVQEAGLSSILTNNAIIVYDANSGGSSQSQKTLSDTNGGLGHPMVYSPSPIAATDGHMANRYDSSVFGKRLGRGTKFAIIRPDFFIFACASDYAGLVSSLESLRGFVGFGTKK; encoded by the exons ATGGAAGAAACACAAGTAATTATTGTTGGGGGCGGACCAGCAGGTCTTGCCCTGGGACTGTCACTCGCCCGACTAAAGATTCAT TCCGTCATTCTCgaaaaagaagcagagaTCACCACAGATCCCAGAGGCGTTTTCCTCACAGGAGATGCCATCAGAATACTACACAGTCTCGGGATCAACGATCTAGCGGGCATAGGTCATG AGATTCCCCATGTGAACTTTCATCGCGGCGCTTTCAATGTCCCACCATTCTTCTCAATCCGTATTGGGGACATCAACAGTCTTGAACAAGCCTTGCCCGAAGGCATTCTGCAAATGCAGCCGCGTCTAG AGATTGCATTGAGAAAGGCTATTGACCAATCGCAATACTGTTCATTTTGGCCTTCCTGTGAAGTGGTCTCAAGGTCTGAACAAGATCCACCAGTGATCGACTTCAAGGATAGCCAAGGTACACGCCAACAAATCAAAGGAGAATGGTTCATCGGCGCCGATGGAAAACTTGGAATCGTACGAAAGCACTTCCTTGAACCAACTGTAGGAATAAAGCAGCAAGACGGTCTTTATTCTTACAGCGGCACCTGGATAGCTGCCaacctgaagatgaagctacCGACTCCAGAAACTCATCCTGACTTTCCACTCTGGAAGTTTGGTTACTCGCCGCAGGAGGTTTATGATCTCTTCTGGCCGATTGGGTGGCACTTTTGTACCCCGCCTGGAAAGGCTACCGCTTCTGGAAGATTTGGTCCTCACGAGGAAAGACTCTGGCGTCATGAATTTGCGCAAGATGAGTTACTCATCAAAAATAACTCAGAAGAGCTTCTCTGGGAACATATCACGCCGATGATCACTCTTTATCAAGACAGAAACCGCAAGCAGAATTTCAATGGCCCTGTGCAGTACCCACGAGATTGTATCGAGATCCTTCGCTGTCGACCATTCCACTTTGTTCACAAGGTGGTTGACCGCTGGTTCAGCGGTCGTACAATCCTCATCGGCGACGCAGCCCACGTCTTTCCCCCTTTCGCCGGTCAAGGTATTGGCAGTGGTGTCAGAGATGCTCACCAACTCGCATGGAGGTTAGCTCTGATGCTCCACCCAGACTCCAAGCCTGAAACCCATGAGAAGCTGCTCAAGTGCTGGGCATCCGAGCGGCGTCAGAGCATCAATGACGCGGCGCAGTTCTCTATGATCAACGGCCACATCTGTAATAATGAGCCTTCTTTATGGCAACGTTTGTTTTTCCGGCTTTTGATGCTTCTGCACGGCACTTCTGTGTTTCGGTATGTGGATTACATATCCcataaagagaagaagggattTTCAGGTGTTGAAAACGGGTTCTTTATCAAGGGGGGGATAGGTGGCTCTCGTTTGCCTCAGATACACATGACGTCGAAGGGCCAAGCAGAGTCATTCCTATCAGATGGCCTTTTACGAAAGGAAAATACGATCTTTACTCTAGTGGTTATGAGCGACGGAAAGCCAGCAAACCAGCAACGCTTGCACGCTGAGGCAACAGCTGCAGTCCAAGAAGCAGGACTCTCATCCATCCTCACAAACAATGCGATTATTGTTTACGATGCAAATTCGGGCGGCTCATCGCAGAGTCAAAAGACACTTTCAGACACTAATGGAGGGCTTGGTCATCCCATGGTCTATTCACCTTCGCCTATTGCTGCAACTGACGGGCACATGGCGAACCGATATGACAGTTCCGTCTTTGGCAAGCGTCTTGGGAGAGGCACGAAGTTCGCCATCATTCGACCCGACTTCTTTATCTTTGCTTGTGCTTCTGACTATGCTGGGCTGGTCAGCTCTCTCGAATCGCTGAGAGGTTTTGTTGGGTTTGGGACTAAGAAATAG